The Kazachstania africana CBS 2517 chromosome 8, complete genome genome contains a region encoding:
- the PXL1 gene encoding Pxl1p (similar to Saccharomyces cerevisiae PXL1 (YKR090W); ancestral locus Anc_5.691) produces MLNNIYDSPFPKINPKVRYRTALERAGFEVNVSAGATDSQGSASRQVTGQGLAAMSYDGQNPSSTFISTQSHVSTDHSPAQQGSNSTPEHMLHQPPRVKITAPSNLSHLREDFRSTHTEELYHYRNESPNPSLVNEPLGLNQDSDSFDFEKAQNYNYSEGLHPIEKSFQMLTQSDTDLNEQYSNHDEPHERYTSTIESLNFEADPRLQIGLAPSEAIAPLEQTTHIPVGNNPVADVLPLALPVRNDANEGTARTDAYGVSPMEPRMERSAKNSTLFQVEKQEGNETSTNFHLEQLIAQLDDVSLTRNEKLTVPNTTPQHTSMDDQYGSGNNASSHANLQPSSVDNHHFKKSSAYLSGYPSTNWSGSKTIPQVINHPGHIESFVSAASDSTPIMYKFKDIPSSASDFATANQENLPELYPTLKPHQEVPDENSLNASTKENQELSQLKESEIVQEKQERTEKYPPGEGPCRLCGLEVTGRRLFSKKAGELSGQWHRDCFRCIKCRTKFNKATPCYILDDKPYCQQHYHEENNSICGICSKFIEGECLENDNHERFHVNCLTCFRCRKPITNDYFIFNGEIALCSNHDIESLLKTGLSVSTDEESKKETNNTISRRRTRLISFGMSY; encoded by the coding sequence ATGttgaataatatatatgaCTCGCCATTTCCAAAGATAAATCCAAAGGTCCGTTATAGAACGGCCTTGGAGAGGGCAGGTTTTGAAGTGAACGTGAGTGCAGGTGCTACTGATTCTCAGGGATCCGCCAGCAGACAAGTTACTGGCCAGGGCTTGGCCGCGATGAGTTACGATGGTCAGAATCCTAGTTCCACCTTCATATCTACGCAATCGCACGTATCGACCGATCATTCCCCGGCTCAGCAAGGTTCTAACAGTACGCCAGAGCATATGCTACATCAACCTCCTCGAGTGAAGATCACTGCCCCTTCGAATTTGTCCCATCTTCGCGAAGACTTTCGTAGTACTCATACTGAAGAGCTTTACCATTATCGTAATGAGAGTCCCAATCCATCTCTAGTCAATGAACCACTAGGCTTAAATCAAGACAGCgattcttttgatttcgAAAAGGCACAGAATTACAATTATAGTGAAGGTCTGCATCCAATTGAGAAGAGTTTCCAAATGCTAACACAATCAGATACGGATCTAAACGAGCAATACAGTAATCATGATGAACCACATGAAAGGTACACATCAACCATTGAAAGTCTGAATTTTGAGGCAGATCCTAGACTACAGATAGGATTGGCGCCTTCCGAAGCAATTGCACCATTAGAACAAACGACGCATATTCCAGTAGGAAACAATCCAGTTGCAGATGTATTACCTTTAGCACTTCCAGTACGTAATGACGCGAATGAAGGAACAGCACGAACAGATGCGTATGGTGTGTCCCCTATGGAACCCAGAATGGAGAGAAGCGCAAAGAACAGTACCTTATTTCAAGTGGAAAAGCAAGAGGGTAACGAGACCTCTACCAACTTCCATTTAGAGCAGCTTATTGCTCAATTAGATGATGTTTCGCTCACAAGGAACGAGAAACTGACAGTCCCAAATACCACACCTCAACACACTTCTATGGATGATCAGTATGGAAGTGGCAACAATGCATCGTCACATGCAAATCTACAACCATCATCCGTAGATAATCAtcatttcaagaaatcaaGTGCATACTTATCAGGATATCCCTCCACGAATTGGAGTGGTAGCAAAACAATTCCCCAAGTCATTAATCATCCCGGCCatattgaatcttttgTATCAGCAGCAAGTGATAGCACACCAATAATGTATAAGTTTAAAGATATTCCGTCTAGCGCCAGTGATTTTGCCACGGCAAATCAAGAGAACTTGCCAGAATTATATCCAACTCTTAAGCCTCATCAAGAGGTTCCCGatgaaaattcattaaatgcTTCGACtaaagaaaatcaagaacTTTCACAACTGAAGGAAAGTGAAATAGTGcaagaaaaacaagaaCGCACAGAGAAGTATCCACCTGGTGAAGGCCCATGCAGATTATGTGGTCTTGAAGTAACCGGTAGAAGACTTTTCTCTAAGAAGGCAGGTGAACTATCGGGACAATGGCATCGTGATTGTTTCCGTTGCATTAAATGTCGcacaaaattcaataagGCGACACCATGCTACATACTAGACGATAAGCCATACTGTCAGCAACACTACcatgaagaaaataatagcATTTGCGGTATATGTTCCAAGTTTATCGAGGGAGAATGtttggaaaatgataacCATGAAAGATTTCACGTCAATTGTTTGACATGTTTCCGCTGCAGAAAGCCAATTACGAATGATTACTTTATCTTTAATGGCGAGATCGCTTTATGCAGCAATCATGACATCgaatcattattgaaaacgGGTCTAAGTGTCTCTACCGATGAAGAAAgtaaaaaagaaactaaTAATACCATTTCCAGAAGAAGGACGAGATTGATCAGTTTCGGAATGAGTTATTAG